From Mastacembelus armatus chromosome 9, fMasArm1.2, whole genome shotgun sequence:
CAGAAAACCCCTATAACAACCGCAAAGGAGGCGGGGAGTCGAGGAACCATGATGGaacatcagacagacagacagacagtagaCCAGTGTTCACTCCATGTAGGTTAATTACTGAGAGGAGGACCGATGTCAAAACTTCACTCATTTTTGTTTCCACTTATAAATAAGCCTTCCCTTTTCTTCACACTGTCACAAACCATAAACATTAAATCAAAGTTTAGGAGTCCATAAAATGCTGACGATATAAGTAGAAGGATTTGAATAAATCTAGTAGTTTAATGTCATGACTAAACGTGTCAGGAGCAATTAATTGCGTTTGGTGATGACTCTCTCTACTGTAAAGCTGAGAAGAGCAGTCATGGAGTGAAGTGATGCGAACATTGCAGCAGCTGCCATCTGTCTGAAAAGTGGCTCCAAATGAATTAAGTATAGGGTGGGCAAAATGTCAGAGATTATGAAATACACAGTGATACTCCGCAGGATGGATAAAATAGGGCCACGTTTGTAATAACGTTGTAATAAAGTTGTAACAAATTGTTTCATCGGTAATGAACCATTTACTATGTAAAAAGCAATTACAGACAAATCAACAAGTTAACAAgttttgggttgccaggttgtgaaaGCTCTCTTCGGTTGTTGTTTATATACTTATAGCATGACACTTAATTTACTTATTACATCATCAAGACTCCTCCAATGGACCAGCTATAGGAAATGTTAGTATAACATCTGGAGTCCGGACAAAAATCAATTGATTAACGTTCATAACTGAAGACATAATGCGATAACGTGAGAAACAATAATACATTATCAACACTTATAACCGTATATTTACCTAAATTGATTAACACTGATGGCTCGTCCAATAGCTGGTCTCATTGATGCCTTCTCACTGATGTAAagaattatgtttttaaactaTTAATAAAGCAGATCATTTGGTCAATAGAGCCTCATTAGGACGCAGGCCTGTAGGCGTCTAATAGTTTTGcagattatatatattatatactttTATATATGAATATAGCCGTAGAACCTCAAACGCACAATTTCCATTGaatatataaatgaataaataaatagattcaAATATAAGCCTGCAACACCGCAGGCACAGCAATAAAATGATGCTGGATGTTTGAGTAGGAAACATATTCACACCAAACCGAGAGCACACATTTCCACTGCAGACTTCCCGGGGTGTTAAATTGTTTTGTGAAATCTGCAACACGACTCAAAACTTATTCTAAAAACCAATAAGCTAGAAAGTTACTGTTGCAAAACCATCCATGCTGTTTAAGTGTAACGCACAGTGTATCATGCTGGCTAATGTAGGAACAGTATTGTGCGTAAATGGTTTCAGGGGTGTCCAACCCTGGTCCCGGAGAGCCACTATCCTGTCTGTTTTCCagacagaagctggaagataccaactCAGACGCTGGGAAGACAAAGTGagttggtatcttccagcttctgactcaCTAtgcacacctgatccaggtaatcaccTGTGAGTAGGGCAGgcatagttggaaaacaaacaggaccgTGGCCACCGAGCAGCACTGGTTGGTTTAATGCATCTTTGTTGAAGTTGAAAAAAAGCGCAGGTAACTTCCACTTCCAGTCAAGCTGCTTTCACTGATTCccctaaaaacataaaagtgtTTTTGCACAGGTGTTGGCTGCTGTGCCCCCAAACTAAAACATGCAAGGGTTCAATTCAAACTTCATTCAGAAAGTAAAACTAACTTACCTTTTTCTTTGAATCCCCAGATCTCAGGTTCATTTTAGAaactgccaaaaacaaaaaattacaaTGGATGCCCCAGTCCAGTCCAAGCGCTTACGTAATATGGCAGCTTGTTGTAAGGTGCAGCTTATGATCACAGCTTCACGGGCGAGACTCCTTAACTCCTTGCTGACTCAAATTTGGTTTTAACATCGACCTTTTGTAGTCTAAAATGAATGGGGCACCTAATCGGATTTGACATGCCTTTGTGCAGTCGCGGTGATTTTCACTCCGGATCCAAAGGTCTTCTCAGTCAGGTTCACCCTGTGCATGTAGAACGGGTTGATCACCTcccagccctcctcctcctcaaacGCATGGGGGTTGATCCAAAgacgattaaaaaaaaaagtactgtttTAACTCCACAGTAGAAATTCTCACTTGTTTTTGATTGCTACTGTGTGATTCTTTCATTTTacacaaatatgtaaaaataaaataacatttttaatagcTTGACCCAGTGTTTCTGTATCTCCTGGGCCCATGAGCACTGTGGACTAATACAGTGCAGTCACTGTTATTAAGTTTTATCACTACATTAAAAGGGACTTTAAAagtgtaaagtgctttgaaGCCAATTTATTGGTGTCAGGGGGAACAGCAGCTGTAACACTAATGTGATAtacaaaggcaaaggcaaaggcaaatttatttgtatagcacctttcatacactacgcaattcaaagtgctttacaaggcatataattacattaaaagcattaaaagcattgaaaagagcatttaaaaataaagacatttaacataaaataaatttaaatcaagtaaagtaaattaaaataaaacataaaatcacaTTAAGAAAAAGAtaattattcgaaggcagcagtaaacaacagtgttttcagtcctgatttaaatgagctgacagttggagcagacctcaggtgttcaggaagtttgttccacaagtgaggagcgtagtgactaaatgctgcttcactttgtttggttctggttctgggaacacacaatagacctgtcccagatgacctgaggggtctggaaacctcatagggaaccaatatatcttggatatattttggtccacaaccatttagtgctttataaactagcaataaaattttaaaatctatcctttgactaacgggaagccagtgtagtgatctgagaactggtgtgatatggtccagtttcttggtgtttgtaaggactctggcagcagcattctggattagctgcagctgcctgattgactttttgctaagacctgtgaacaagccattacaataatctaacctactgaagataaatgcgtgaacaagtttttctgcatcttgtgtagacagaaaaccttttattctagcaatgtttttcaggtggtaataggaagatttagtgatggattttatgtggttgttaaaattcaggtctgagtcaatgattacaccaaggtttctggcttgatttgtagctttcaatgacatggagtcaaggtgagcaatgacctttgacctttcatttttggggccaaaaacaatcacttctgtcttgtctgtattaagctggagaaaattctggcacatccattctttgacttgattaatacactcacataatgaaattagaggactataatcatgagatgatactgatatataaagttgggtgtcatctgcataggtatggtagtcaatgttgtcgtattccataatctgagcaaggggcagcatgtagatattgaataagagaggaccaagaatagacccctgaggaaccccacatttcatttttgttcgctcagactcatagttaccaagtgagacaaaatagtctctatcttgtaagtaagattttagccaatttaacactgagccagtaactcccacccaagcttctagtctatgaagcagcacatcatgatcaactgtgtcaaatgcagcactgagatccagtagtactaaaacagaggttttggactcatcattatttaaatgtaaatcatttaaaattttaataagtgcagtctctgtgctgtggtgtgcgcgaaatccagactgaagtgcattaaaaagattgttttgcaccataaatctgtgaatttgttgagaaactactttttcaattatttttcccagaaatggaagatttgatattggcctgtagttacttactgctgaagcatctagattaggctttgtaagaagaggttttataacagcagtttttaaggcctggggaaactgccctgactgaagagaactattgacaatctgcaatacatctggagctgacagcatgatgtagattttaattgtagaagcgtttctgccagagctctgtgatcaaggagatcaaaatgttctagattcactggagaacaaggaggcacaggtgatattgtcatgttcctaggactgcagctagatatagtttgtcttatctttaatattttgtctgtgaaaaaggctgcaaaatcattgcatgacttttaggacagcagttcagaaggaaaagagggtgctgggtttgtgagactgtctacaacagaaaacaatgcgcgggcattattgctgtttctattgataacctctgagaaaaatgattgccttgcattttttagtttttggttatagtgttgaagactctctttgtacaagtcgaaatgaacctggagtttggtttttcgccacctgcgttctgcttgtctgcatattcttttctgaattttaaccactgtgatATACATCAATTGATCAATAAATCCAATAATATGATCTACGTTATTTTAAATGAGCCATTGTATATATGGAGTGATTTCAAACAATGTGTGGTCAAGTCAGTAGAAAATgttgaaagaatgaaaaaatttaatttatcGTATAGGACATGATTATCATGattattatgtttattatgaCTTTCTATTTATTCAGTCACCTCAGTAGTTATATCCCAGTCATTTCTAAATACAATAGCAATTTAAATTTCAATTACAAGTTGCTTTACACTGCTGCCAGAATAAGTCCATAAACATTTCTAGGCaatgctgttcttttctcatGACCACAGAGTTTAACATAGAAAAACTTTTAATCTGCAGGCGCCTCTGAGGGTTTGGTCACACTACCATTTGGCCATTTGAGCCTTAAAGTGTGGTTTTACATAGAAAGAATTAGTGGTGATTGTGCAGTAGAGTATTAGTTTTGTGAGCAGCAGAGGAGCTGGTTCAtacataacacacaaacactcatgaaccatatatatataaatcacaTGAACATTTTAGTTCTTGTTCCCGGTGACAATAATAAATTGGTTTTAAAGCatctaaaataataattaaaaaaaaattaaataagtcGCACAATAAGCCAGTATATTATATAATCAGAAGTGAAGTCACAATATATAttcaaaaggagaaaaaaaatcaatatacagagaaaagacagataAGTGGAGAGAAAGAGCTTCCAGAtgaatattacatatttataaaCATATTTCATACAATTTATGAATGAACTTATATTACACTGACACTGTGGCTGTTTGCTGACAACATGGGGAAAGAAACTGTCCTTGTGTTTGGTTGTGCAATAAATCAGCCTACTTATTTATTCTACTGAAGAAAGCCTACTATACAGTGTTTTACTGATGCATcataatttgtttgtttatttatattttggattATTAGTTAATAATGCTATGGTCTGCTCCCACCCCGGTGTCCTTTCAGTATTTGACCGCAGGGGGCGCTTCATCCGCACCGCACAGTCTTTGTGCAACCCTGAAACTCTTCCCCTGGCGGTTTAGGGAACAGGCGgccggtgtgtgtgttcataatgtCGGGCAGAAAGCCCCGGTCTGTGGCAAACCCCTTGGAGTCTACGATCACCACCCCGAGTGAGAGGATCCTGAAAGAGTGCCACAGTCTGTATGTCGACAGTGAACACGGTAAATGATCCTAACGTGGTTTGGGACTAGCACCGCTACAGCCAAGTTAGGACCCTGAACCAGAAACACGCACAGTTGTGATGTTATGTAACTTAGTGATTATACTATTGGGACTCGGGCTGCAGTCTGTGATGAATGTAGGAGTTAAACACTGGTCTTTCATGATGTGGGTGATACGCTGgtgtgcagcagctgcttctcCGTGTCAAACACATGACAGAGTCTGCAGCGGGTAGAATGACAGGTTTCTCTACAAACTGTCTCATGTTTATTCCCGTAAGATGAAGCAGCAGTGTGAGTTAGAATAAGCTGTTCGGTCCAAGGGGGTGgttttataaaacaaatgtctcCTTGACGTGGGAGGACAGGATTATTCTGCAGCAATAATCCTGTTATTCAGTGTAGAGACAGAGGAGTCTTACTCTGTGTCCTGTCTTACTGATCACTGTAAACACTTACCTCTGGCTGACAGCAGAGGGCTTTGTTTGAGCTTTGACTCATAAAGCCCTAATTATAACACTTTGTCCAGTTGTTAACGCTTCATTTTATGGGTTAATCAGttcctaaaaaaaaattcctatgaagtttcctttaaaaaagtatttggCACCAATTATAAAAGGGAATTTGTTGTAGGGTGGCAAATAATTATTATCTTTAGTATCAGTGAATTGGAATAATTATAATTTCAATTAATTTACAggggttttttttctattaaatgtGGAGTCCAGCCAGCCCAAACACAGTCTAATCAGATGCCCATCTGGCACCTTCACTAGAGCAGTTTGGGAGTTAAAGGCTTTGCTCAGTGGTGGTAACAAGTGATACGAGAAATAAGCCTAAATAAACACTTATGCATCAAGGCATGtcttctttatattttattcatgtccCCTAACATTGTGATGATGCTTTgctgtacatgtgttttcagGTCTGGTGAAGATCGCCAGTAGCCTCGGAGTCCGGCTGCTGCCTCCCAGAAAGAAAATCATTGTGATGATAATGGGAAACCACTCTGCAGGGAAGAGCTCCTTCATTAACTGGTAACGCATCTGATTGTTAATGGCATTTGCGAGCGGTCAGCCAGGAAGCCTGACCATCACGTGCTCTGCTCCCTGTGTGCATGAGAGTTTAGTGATGAGTGACACAGGAGTATGATTTTCACACATGacttttaaaaagtgctttgtTGTTTGAATGCGGTTCGGCGGTTTTGCCACAAGACGTGGATTAGGTTGATTTGCAAAGTTTGTTTATTATCTCATCTCCACCTTTTCACCTGAGGTTATTTCAGCAAAATGCCAGTGAGATGATGACTGGCAAAGTTCCCACTTTGAACCTTTTAGTCCCTTCTAAATACATCATGTTTTTAGGCATGGATGTGGTGCTGCAGGCACCAGACTAGTTTATTTGGATGGTTAAACAATTAACTGAagaatttaacaaaaacagaactgacAGCAGTTAAGCAGTTAATCGTACTCATTTATCCAAGGAAACGCtaaagtctgttttgttttagctcCAAATGTGAAAAATTGTGGCTTTTCCCTTCTGTATGTAATTATCTTTACAAACTAAGCAACACTTTGTACACCTGAGGAATAATTGGTGTTTCCCAGTTCCACTAAGGTTCCAGACAGCCTCCTCACTCCTCAGAGCACAAATAAGAGCTTTAGGGAGTCTATCAGTTTTGGACTGGAACAACGTCCGGGTCGACTGAAAATAGAGGAGCAATCTCAGAAGACaagcatttttcactttttttcccctgacatttaaaactaaACTACCCATGATtaattggtaaaaaaaaacagtaacagataAACCACCAATAAAAATGCTTGTTTATTGCTTTGGATTCTGTGCACGTACAAATGCACTATCAAAGATAAGTACATTTCTTGATGcattttatgctttttgttgtcattgtaGGTACGTTGAAGAGCACATACAGAAAACGGGCGTTGCCATTGAAACTCAAGGATTTACGTTCATCACAAGTGGTCGCAAAAGAGAGTCGCTGACGGTAAGAATAGAGTAAAGGCAGCTGACATTTCCACCACTTTAACAGAAAGACTTGGTATTCAGTGTGTACGGCATTTGATGATCAGCACAGGCCTTAATAACGATGCCTTGCAACCAGCTTTGTGttgcattttccattttacttCCAAACCGATGCGATCGGTATTTGTTAACTAATAGGATTTCATACTCAGACTGTGCTTCTCAGGTCTGTGGGTAATGGATTTTAGAATTTTCAACTTCAGTAATAGGGGAGTGAAACTGCAGCCAGTAATAAAGGTTGATGAAGCGATATGCTTGATGTCAGCATGTATGGAAAAGCACTCCCTCAGTAAGTAGTGATTTCTGAATGCTGCTCCAATGAGGGGCTTCGttatatagacacacacaggcatctCTGCAGCATGTAAACAGGCACGGGAGACAcctgtctctccctcttctcACATCCTCTTTTCATATCCTGCTGTGAAGGTGAAGACGATAAATAATATATTGCAGTGCAGGATTGCAGAGTGGAAGCATTATCTCTTATGTGCAGGTAGAACTTGAAGCAGGCGTACTGAGCAGCGACACAGCTAGTGTTGTAAGATTTGGTATGAAGTGCTAGGGAAAGCAAGGACTCTGTTGTAGAGGGCTGGGAGCACATGAAAAGCTGCGGATTAACATTTATCTTATCAGGTTGTTTTTCACATTGTCTTTTGAACTGTTTCACAGGGGAATGCAACGATTCATCTCTACCCGCACTTTCGACCATTCCTTGAGTTCAAAGGTAAGTCTCTTCTTGTTTTAGCGTCAGAAACTCAGGAAGGCCTTCTGAAACATGCACTGTGTAGAGTATATGCTGTGGCTAAAACGAAGATTATTGATactaagaataaaaaaaaaaaccttttctaTTGTACTTATCCTATCATagacaaattaatttaattaaattaattattcaaTGTTGTGCATGCGTGCAGATTTTGTACAGCGATGCATCATATAACAGAAACACGTCTGAAGAGTTTGCATAATAGATGATAATTCAGCATGTTTTATGAATTCCTTGTTAAAATAATCACTCAAATCTTGTGGCAGGTCCATGTCTTTGATCTTGAAACTCATTTAATGCAATGattaaaatcagcaaatcaCAACACGGGCTCATTGACTTGTTAGTGTTGTCACATTTCTGGTGCTTTGCAGTGAAGAAATGCATACAGTCAAGGGGGAACGTAAAGTGTTAGAATTTGCTGGAACAGGGGGAAGATGCAGCATTAGTCCAACAGCACTACAGGAATAGTGAAGAGGAGAGGAATGTAATCAGAAGCTGCTGACAGAGATTCGTTCCTTCGAGGTTTGAGATATTGCTCTGCTGTGTGGCCCATGAATATTGCCTTCTGGAAACAGTTCACCACAGTATATGTTATAGGCTTAGCTCAAATTTGAAAGTTCAGAGTTTTGCATTCATAGAAGAAGCAAACTCATTTGAAAACTTTTAAATCCTGGCAGTTTAATCTTCATGTAACCAAGAGTTATTTATGTGTTTCTGGCAGTCGTAggttcagctttgttttttttttttttgtgtgttttaaaaaatgagtttAGGTGCTTCACTTTGATGATTCATGAGTCACAacatcaatgaaaaaaaaacaaaacaactttagTTATAAATCAGACCAGACTCCTGTTCTCATTATATTcatgctgttttattctgaagcaCCCCTGTTGTGATTATTCTAGCACAGAAATAAGAGACATAATTAGCGGCATGTTGTTTAAAGACATTTGATCTCAGCTCCTTGTGCCTGAGCGGTGATGTGGAGCCTGTAGGACGTTGAGGTGGTTGTGCAGAAAGTCTGGGTGTGCCTGCTGTCTGAGTGGGAGCATCAGCATTggaaggagggggaggaggagggggcagtaatgtatgtgtgcatggtgACAGCGAGTATGTAGAGAGTGAGAGTTCACTGGGTGCGGACCGGAGCGCTCATGGTAAGGCGTGTGAGTCACACGCCCCATCGACAGCAGTGCAGTGGAGTCAGGAGGAGCTGCTGAGAAATGTCACAGCCAGTAGAGACAGCACAGCCTAGACTCCAGGCAGCAGCACTCTGCAGGCCTGGGCTGTGCAACGCCAACGATACGAGCGGTCTTTTTATCTGAACTTCATCTCCGCCTCTGGAAACACACTATATCAGGCATTTGTTTACCTGTCACAGCGACTGAGGATGACTCATCAGAAGAGCACCATATATCCTTGGGAGCAGCTGCCGATTACACAGTTTGGTCTCCTTTGGGGAATGCTTGGCGaaacttttattgttttagacTTACATAACAGATGTTTAActctgtctttgtgtatttatCTTATCAACCTGTTATCAACAGTTTAGACTACACGCTGCATGGGAATTAACTGTTTGAGTCAGAGGCCAAATTATTTGTTACTAGatgacaaagatttttttttttacttcatccGTTTGCATTAGATATATCTGCGCTAtgattggtttcacctgttttgtccaactagttttttttttttttttttttttcttggtcgATACACCATTATTTGTAGCCTTTGCCCTTTTCCTCATGCACAGGATCTCCAGTGTAGCCTTCTCAGTTACAGTCACTTCAGGAACTTAGCACCCATCGGAGAGTATCgctcctctttcctttttaccTTTCTTCAATTAGATTGGATTGACTATGTCTGCATCAGGGCTAAATGATtcacttgtttttaaattagCCATAATAATTGCTTGCGTCTGTCTTTAATAATTCAAAGATGCATGCATGCGTGGAGTGTGTCTAAATGACGTATAGACCAGCAGTCTTAGAGAGATCAGACGTGAAGCAACTTGATGGTATCTGCATCCCGATGACGTTTTTCCTATGACAGCCTCACTCATGTTTCTGCGAGTATTGTGAGACTGTGGAAATATACTTTGAGGATGTGTGATTGGAGGCAGATGTATTGACACTGTGGCTGTGCTGTAAGAGAAACATAAGGGAATGCTAATGtgcctgagcagcagcagcagcagcaacagcagccctGCATGCTGCAGCACAAGGATGTGATTTGTACTGGTGTTAACACCTGCCACTTCCTATGAAACAGCGTCAGTGTCATCCCAgtcgtgtgcgtgtgtgtgtgtgggtgtatgtgtgtgtgtgtgtgtgtggtttatttGGTCAATAGTGGTATGGATCCAGCGATTCTGTTCTGGTGATCAGAGCCCAGGTTCTCAAGGGGTGATTCCTGCTTATGTGTGCTGGCTGTGGTGGAGTATCGTGACCTCACAGTGCGTTGCCTCACAGTCGTTCTTCACTGGCTAGCTTTATGTCCCACGCCCCACGCTAAAGCTGCCAGTTGAAGAGCTGTTGtgtgtaaccatgacaacagaCCTCTCTGCAGAGGGGATGGAGAGAAAACTAAGACCTAACTCAGGCTTTCATGtattaaaattgaaattttaTCTGTGCGCATATGGCTGCCACTGATGCTTATCACAGGGGAACTTAAACTTGCATTAATGCAGCTTTACATACTTCAAGTTCTTGCAAGAATGTAAGCACAAAAAGTTAAGTTCTTGGCATTTAAAGTCACTGGCCTCCCTCAAGTGCCCAAACATTGACCGCAATGCGGCTTTTGGTCGTACATAATACCGTAGTCAACTGAAGGTGACAGCTTCCTGTGGGGACGCAATCTTTTGtttatcatatcatatattatCAAGCACCTGTACACACCCAGTATCTGTTTATCCCAGGTGTCATGGACTACCTGTCTGCCGAGATCTCCACCTCCAAGCAGAAGAAGTTCAGCCTAGTGACATTTGTGGACACTCCGGGTTTGGTGGACGGGGACATGATCTATCCGTTTGATGTCAACAGCGCCATCATCTGGTTGGGTGTGTCCCTACAGCTACAAATATTCACTCTAGTGCTGACAGACAAAGCTGGTGCATTCCTCtataaatagtgtttttttttttgtattctgtgCAGGAGAACAGGCCGACCTGATATTTGTGTTCTTCGATCCGATGGGACAGGCGCTGTGCAAACGCACACTCAACATTGTGGAGAAGCTGAGTGAGAAATGTGGAGACAAGTTGTTGTTCTACCTCAGCAAGGCAGATGAAGCTGGGaaggaaacagacagacaggttaAATTGGTTGAcatatgtaattttatttctttttttcttcaagacTCCAAGAATTTTAagcaaaactgtgaaataatcattgtttttttttaatttcattttggTAGAGGGTGATGATGCAGATAGTCCAGGAACTGTGTCGCCGTCCAGGTCTCAACAAATGTGGTTTTGAGATGCCGACAATATACATCCCGAACCCACAGAAGgtaaaacaaactgtgtttttgtattggTTATCTTACAGCATGTAGCTGTTATTTGTCCTCTTTACATCCTCAGATCTTGACTGCCATCTTTGGGTTTGACAGACCATTGATTTTCCTTGAATGTAAATTTTCTACTCCAGGTTTCCTGGTAGCTCATGGTAGCTGTGAACAGGATGATTCATTTTGCAGTATGATGACTGACTGATTTATCCACTGTTTGAGTGGACAGGGGTTGTAAACCATGGCCTCTGATCAGCCATCTTTGACAGAGGCGGCCCCAGTCCTGAGCTACTGCTGCGTCATCTTGTGATCTATGACCACAAAGCTCTGGTAGATTTGTGCATCACTTCTGAACTCCAATTTATTTTCGCTGACCAAGTGCAGCTTCACTTCCTGCTAAGTGCACATAGTCGTCAGTCAAAATTCCCACAGGGTTTGTCATGGAGGATTCCAGACCTTCTCTTGAAATGCACAAGATGTTTGTACAGTCACTGCAAAACTAACGCGCCGATGTCTGGTTTAGCCGAGCAGGTGTGTGAACCAGATCGATGGGGTTTGTCAGACCATCGAGAAGACCATCAACCAGGCTGTTCAAAAGACTTTGGATCAGCTGGAGAAAGACTGTGACCTTATTTGTTCCACCATCAGCAGCAGACTTGAGCAGGACAGGTTTGATTTCTCAGAACTTTGAATTATTGCTAAAGCAGATTTACCCCGAAGCGAAATGACAGGTGGCATACCATGTGCTTACAGAGGAGATAAGAGTCTCAGATATTATCCACTgcagtaaatattaaaatcagaCATCCTCTGTGTACACATGCAGGACTGATGTGACTCACAAAAGAAGCATCCGCCTTTATTCGTTCTTGTGTGGAGCTCTGGGAGTTTTCCTTCCTACCCTCTTTATCCTCAGTTTCATTGTGAACACTTTCTCCAGAGAACAGCTGGATGAGCTGTTGGGTGAAGGGCTGACTCGGATCCTCACTGTCTTTGCAGTAAGTCCTGAgtgtcatgtttgtttgtttgttttttttttacaattttgaAGTATGTGATGGCTGATGTGACAAATATTATTGCAGAAAATAAtatgtgtgttcagtgttttaaatgtgcaaactctgttgaatgtgtgtttcacagggaattgttgtgtatttgtggGATTGGATACCAGAAGATGGACAAGTAGTGTTTGTGATCACTTTTGGGGCTTTTTGCTACCTCCTGCTTTTCCTTGCAAAGTATTTTGCATGGTAAGTGTTATGTTGGCAACTATTTTGATCATCAATCatagatagttttttttttttcccctaaatgTACTGGTTCCAACTTCTACATTTCAAATATTGCCTGCTTTTAATGTGTGAGTTTAAACTGAATATCATTTGGGCTTTGGACTGTGGATTGGACAAAaccaaaaattttaaa
This genomic window contains:
- the LOC113139505 gene encoding uncharacterized protein LOC113139505, with translation MSGRKPRSVANPLESTITTPSERILKECHSLYVDSEHGLVKIASSLGVRLLPPRKKIIVMIMGNHSAGKSSFINWYVEEHIQKTGVAIETQGFTFITSGRKRESLTGNATIHLYPHFRPFLEFKGVMDYLSAEISTSKQKKFSLVTFVDTPGLVDGDMIYPFDVNSAIIWLGEQADLIFVFFDPMGQALCKRTLNIVEKLSEKCGDKLLFYLSKADEAGKETDRQRVMMQIVQELCRRPGLNKCGFEMPTIYIPNPQKPSRCVNQIDGVCQTIEKTINQAVQKTLDQLEKDCDLICSTISSRLEQDRTDVTHKRSIRLYSFLCGALGVFLPTLFILSFIVNTFSREQLDELLGEGLTRILTVFAGIVVYLWDWIPEDGQVVFVITFGAFCYLLLFLAKYFACRGNKTLTKKERRTMTEYSDYIQDIVKTKKAKLYEWYLQQCAAEYDL